CGCGCAGGTAGCGCTCGATCTCGGCGTCATCGAGATCTCGAAAGCGCACACGCACGGGCGCGAGCTCGCTGGCCTCGAAGCCGCTCTCGTGGCACACCACCGAGAGCGCGGTCTGGAACACCACGGTCTGGCCGCGCATGCGGCGCAGCTGTTCGACCGCGCGTTCGTGCGTGCCGGGCTTGCCCAGCGGCTCACCGTTCAGGTCGGCCACCTGGTCGCTGCCGATCACCACCGCCGCCGGCCGTTGCCGGGCCACGGCACGGGCCTTGGCGAGCGCGAGCCGCCGGGCCAGGGCCTCGGGGGTTTCGCCGGCCAGCGGGGTTTCATCGACGCCCGGGCCGAGCACGTCAAAGGGCAATCCCAGGCGCTGCAGCAGCTCGCGGCGGTAGCGGGACGTGGAGCCGAGCACCAGGGCCCGGGAGGAGGAGGGGGAGGTGGACATGGGCGTATTGTGAAGACCCCTCCCTACAATCGCCGGATGCCTTCCGCCCAGAAGCCCTCGACGGGCCCTTTCAATCCGCGCCGCTTCGACGCCCTGCGCTTCGCCCAGGCCGCGGCCACGCTGGACGGCGAACTGCCGCTGGCCGACCTGAAGCGCCTGGCCCCCGACCTGCAGGCGCCGCTCGCGCCCGACGCGCGGGTGTACTGGTCGGCCCGCGGCGAATGGCGCGACGGCCCCACCGGGTCGGGCCCCCAGCCCTGGCTGCACCTGCAGGTGCGCGCCGTGGTGCCACTGGCCTGCCAGCGCTGCCTGGGCGCGGTCGACACCGAGTTGCTGGTCGACCGCTGGTTCCGCTTCGTGGCCGACGAAGCGGCCGCCGAGGCCCAGGACGACGACGCCGAGGAAGACCTGCTCGCGCTCGAGCCGCGGCCCGATCTGTTCGAGGTGATCGAGGACGAGCTGATCATGGCGCTGCCGCTGGTGCCCATGCACGAAGCCTGCCCGGAAACGCCCGCCGCGCTGCAAGGCGCGGCAGCGCCGGCGGAGGCCGCGGCGCCCGAACGGCCGAACCCTTTTGCGGCCCTGCAGCAGCTCAAGGGCCGCAAGCCCGGGG
This is a stretch of genomic DNA from Hydrogenophaga crocea. It encodes these proteins:
- a CDS encoding Maf family protein yields the protein MSTSPSSSRALVLGSTSRYRRELLQRLGLPFDVLGPGVDETPLAGETPEALARRLALAKARAVARQRPAAVVIGSDQVADLNGEPLGKPGTHERAVEQLRRMRGQTVVFQTALSVVCHESGFEASELAPVRVRFRDLDDAEIERYLRAEKPYDCAGSAKSEGLGIALLERIDSDDPTALIGLPLIRTCRLLRAAGLRLP
- a CDS encoding YceD family protein, producing MPSAQKPSTGPFNPRRFDALRFAQAAATLDGELPLADLKRLAPDLQAPLAPDARVYWSARGEWRDGPTGSGPQPWLHLQVRAVVPLACQRCLGAVDTELLVDRWFRFVADEAAAEAQDDDAEEDLLALEPRPDLFEVIEDELIMALPLVPMHEACPETPAALQGAAAPAEAAAPERPNPFAALQQLKGRKPGDGS